The Kordia sp. SMS9 DNA window ACACGTTTGGACAGTGTAGCCTTGACTGGAAAAAAGAAATTTGAATATTACTATACCATAAAAGGTGCAACAACTTTTGCCAAATCCAATACTGAGATGATGCGCAAAACCATGAAAGGTGCAATTATTACAGAACTAAAAAGCAATCCTGACATGAATGCTTTTAGCCGAAATAATATCACCTTGGGCTACAATTATTTTAATGAGCAAGCAGAACTTATTTTAGATCTTGAAATAAAGGCAGAAGAGTATAAATAATGTGTATTCAATCTTAAAAAAATGATAGAAAAACCTGTTATACAAACGCTTCCGCAGAAAAAACTCGTGGGGAAATCTATGAGAATGTCCTTAGTTCAAAATACAACTCCGATACTTTGGAAAAGCTTTATGCAACAGCGAAAAAGTATTGAAAATTCGGTCGGAACCAATTTATATTCACTTCTAGTGTATGACGATTTGTATTTTGAAAATTTTAATCCGCAAACAACATTTACAAAATATGCGTTAACCGAAGTGACTGATTTTGAAACAATTCCTGATGGAATGGAAAGCTTTACGCTAGAAAGTGGTTTGTATGCCGTTTTTATCTATACAGGTTTGCCACAGAATTTCGGAAAAGCGTTTCAATACATTTTATATACATGGTTGCCCACTTCGGGATATGAACTAGACAACAGACCACATTTTGAAGTATTAGGAGACAACTATATTCCAAATAGTGAAGATTCGCAGGAAGCGGTTTGGATTCCGATTAAAAAATAATATCCAAAAACATGTACATTATATCACTCACCTATAAAGTTCCGATAGCAACTGTAGAAGTACATTTAGAAGATCATATTGCATATTTGAATTTACAATATGAATTGGGTAATTTTCAGGCTTCTGGTAGAAAAGTGCCAAGAACGGGCGGAATTATTTTATCAACACTTAAAGATAAAAAGCAATTAGAAGCAGTATTAGCTAAAGATCCGTTTAAAATTCACGACTTGGCAACGTATGAACTCACAGAATTTATTCCAAGCAAAACCTGTGACGAATGGTCATTTTTGAAAGAATCGTAAAGAGTGAAAAAAGTTTAAATCACTTCTATATTTTATTCTTATTTTTACAACCATAGAAAACCAATTATATGTCAATCGCAAAGAAACAATACAAAAGAGTGACCGTAAAATCACTAGTGGAAATGAAAAGCAATGGAGAAAAAATTTCCATGTTGACCGCTTATGATTATACCATGGCAAAAATTGTAGATGGTGCTGGAATAGATGTGATTCTCGTGGGTGATTCTGCCAGTAATGTCATGGCTGGACATGAAACGACGCTTCCAATAACACTCGATCAAATGATTTACCATGCTTCTTCAGTCATTAGAGCAGTAAAAAGAGCCTTGGTGGTGGTTGATATTCCTTTTGGAAGTTACCAATCAGATCCGAAAGAAGCATTGCGTTCTGCTATCAGAATCATGAAAGAATCTGGTGGACATGCCGTAAAGGTTGAAGGTGGAAAAGAAATTAAAGAATCTATCAAACGTATTTTAAATGCAGGAATTCCTGTGATGGGACATTTAGGATTGACCCCACAATCTATTTATAAATTTGGAACATATACTGTTCGCGCCAAAGAAGAAGAAGAAGCAGAACAATTAAAAGAAGATGCCAAAATGCTTGAAAAAACAGGTTGTTTTGCTATTGTTTTAGAAAAAGTTCCTGCCAAATTGGCGAAAGAAGTAGCTGCTAGTATTTCAATTCCCGTTATCGGAATTGGAGCTGGAAATGGTGTGGATGGACAAGTGTTAGTGACACACGATATGTTGGGAATGACACATGAGTTCAATCCGCGATTTTTACGTCGTTATTTGAATATGTATGAAGAAATGACCAAAGCCTTTGAGCAATATGCCGCGGATGTAAAATCGGTTGATTTTCCGAATGATAAAGAGCAATATTAGATTTGTTGTTTGTTGTTTGTTGTTTGTTGTTTGAAAAAAAAATTCATTTAAAATTTAGCATTCAACATTTAAAATATATTTTTTGTTATGAATCTTCACGTCACTTCGAGTGAATTTGTGTCACATTGAGCGTAATCGAAATGAAACAAATTAGTATCGAGAAGTACTATGAAACCTATAACTTTCCCAGTCTTTCAATTTCATAAAATTTAAGTTCCCTTGAAAACTATCTCCACAAAAAAAAATCTCCAAGTACTCTACGAAGACAATCATATCATTATTGTCAACAAGCGTGCAGGTGATATTGTACAAGGTGATAAAACAGGTGACAAACCGTTGAGTGAGGTTGTTAAGGAATATATTGCAGATAAATACAACAAAACTGGCAATGTATTTTTAGGTGTGGTACATCGGTTGGACAGACCAACTACAGGAATTATTGTATTTGCGCGAACTTCCAAAGCATTGCCGCGACTCAACAAATTGTTTGCAGAAAAAAAAGCTAAGAAAACCTATTGGGCAATCGTCAACAAAATGCCGCCAATATCTCAAGATACCTTAACACATTGGCTTCGTAAGAATCCGAAAAATAATAAATCGACTGCATTCGCAAAAGAAGTTGCAGGAAGTAAAGAGGCAATTTTAGACTATACTGTCAAGAAAAAATTAGATCGGTATGTATTGCTTGAAATTGCGTTGCACACTGGGAGACATCATCAAATAAGAGCGCAACTTTCGGCAATTGGCTGCAAGATTAAAGGCGATTTAAAATACGGTTTTGATCGGAGTAATAAAGATGCGAGTATTCATTTACATGCTAGAAAACTCGTTTTTACACATCCTGTAAAAAAAGAACTTTTAGAAATTATTGCTCCTTTACCCAACGATCCTGTTTGGAATGCGTGCTTATAAATAGCAACCTCACTTTGTTCATAAACTTTCTAAAAAATCATTGCGCAGAAACTATTATTTGTAAAGATAAATTTCTACATTTAGTTGCAACCAATTACCAACTATTATGCGCATTGAAAGTGGTCTCAAACTCGGTTTTAAAGATGTAATGATTCGTCCAAAACGTTCTACGTTAAAAAGTCGTTCGCAAGTATCGTTGGAGCGGACATTTACCTTTTTACACAATTCGTACGAATGGACAGGCATTCCCATTATGGCTGCCAATATGGATACGGTAGGAACTTTTGAAATGGCAAAAGCCTTAGCTTCCAAACAATTGTTTACCGCAGTTCATAAACATTATACCATTCAAGATTGGAATGCATTTATCAATACCGTTCCGAACACAGTGATTCCTAAAATTGCTGTTAGTACTGGAATTAGCGAAACAGATAACGAAAAGTTACGCGCTATTTTCACCATTCATCCACAACTGAAATTTATCTGTATTGATGTTGCCAAT harbors:
- a CDS encoding GyrI-like domain-containing protein; the protein is MIEKPVIQTLPQKKLVGKSMRMSLVQNTTPILWKSFMQQRKSIENSVGTNLYSLLVYDDLYFENFNPQTTFTKYALTEVTDFETIPDGMESFTLESGLYAVFIYTGLPQNFGKAFQYILYTWLPTSGYELDNRPHFEVLGDNYIPNSEDSQEAVWIPIKK
- a CDS encoding YciI family protein, giving the protein MYIISLTYKVPIATVEVHLEDHIAYLNLQYELGNFQASGRKVPRTGGIILSTLKDKKQLEAVLAKDPFKIHDLATYELTEFIPSKTCDEWSFLKES
- the panB gene encoding 3-methyl-2-oxobutanoate hydroxymethyltransferase, which codes for MSIAKKQYKRVTVKSLVEMKSNGEKISMLTAYDYTMAKIVDGAGIDVILVGDSASNVMAGHETTLPITLDQMIYHASSVIRAVKRALVVVDIPFGSYQSDPKEALRSAIRIMKESGGHAVKVEGGKEIKESIKRILNAGIPVMGHLGLTPQSIYKFGTYTVRAKEEEEAEQLKEDAKMLEKTGCFAIVLEKVPAKLAKEVAASISIPVIGIGAGNGVDGQVLVTHDMLGMTHEFNPRFLRRYLNMYEEMTKAFEQYAADVKSVDFPNDKEQY
- a CDS encoding RluA family pseudouridine synthase is translated as MKTISTKKNLQVLYEDNHIIIVNKRAGDIVQGDKTGDKPLSEVVKEYIADKYNKTGNVFLGVVHRLDRPTTGIIVFARTSKALPRLNKLFAEKKAKKTYWAIVNKMPPISQDTLTHWLRKNPKNNKSTAFAKEVAGSKEAILDYTVKKKLDRYVLLEIALHTGRHHQIRAQLSAIGCKIKGDLKYGFDRSNKDASIHLHARKLVFTHPVKKELLEIIAPLPNDPVWNACL